In one window of Frigoriglobus tundricola DNA:
- a CDS encoding protein kinase domain-containing protein has product MPSDSVADFLDRAQASRVLFPEQIEQLIRQPDIPHSDLAALCSYLLGRGVLTQFQADAIRDGRGHDLSFAGYPVIDVIGPCPNGTAYRALHPVLRTPLVLRRLNAASFAPTDDVRAVVDRVRAVGTLTHPNILPVVDAGVFREEAYAVLDVPADSSDLATMLKEVGGAMPGFLAAEYGWAIASALRAIHERGGWHGEVRPGVLTVGPIATKTNPDGTTRRRPAPNAVVKLTETGLVPVRPPAGARPPAPAALAYLPPERIDGNTCEPRGDIYGLGASLYLLLTGRPPFIGDTSDEVLGKMRTTVVPPLSALRPDLPADLAAFVMGMLARRPEDRPQTASDVCAGLAPFCRPGVLPAPPQPPVVPQLVPHTVPHAVPVEHAESAPAGAGRLGRQRERVRGRSGGLDRRHGPAAPAPVNGRRKEPVEDLDRGRTVPAPDRRRADCRLLDRVVRFAP; this is encoded by the coding sequence ATGCCTTCCGATTCCGTCGCCGACTTCCTCGACCGCGCTCAAGCCAGTCGGGTCCTGTTCCCGGAACAGATCGAGCAACTGATCCGCCAGCCGGACATCCCGCACAGCGACCTCGCGGCGCTGTGTTCGTACCTGCTCGGCCGGGGCGTGCTGACGCAGTTCCAGGCGGACGCCATCCGCGACGGGCGCGGGCACGATCTGAGCTTCGCCGGCTACCCCGTCATTGACGTGATCGGCCCGTGCCCGAACGGCACCGCCTATCGCGCGCTCCACCCCGTGCTGCGCACGCCGCTCGTACTCCGGCGCCTGAACGCGGCCTCGTTCGCTCCCACCGACGACGTGCGCGCCGTGGTGGACCGGGTGCGGGCGGTCGGCACCCTCACGCACCCGAACATTTTGCCGGTGGTCGATGCCGGCGTCTTCCGTGAGGAGGCGTACGCCGTCCTCGACGTGCCGGCGGACTCGTCCGACCTGGCGACCATGCTGAAGGAGGTGGGCGGGGCGATGCCCGGCTTCCTCGCGGCCGAGTACGGGTGGGCGATCGCGTCGGCGCTCCGCGCGATCCACGAGCGCGGCGGCTGGCACGGCGAGGTGCGGCCGGGCGTGCTGACCGTCGGCCCCATCGCCACGAAAACGAATCCGGACGGAACCACGCGCCGCCGGCCCGCGCCGAACGCGGTCGTGAAGCTGACCGAAACCGGACTGGTCCCGGTGCGCCCGCCGGCGGGCGCGAGGCCCCCGGCACCGGCGGCGCTGGCCTACCTGCCGCCGGAACGGATCGACGGGAACACGTGTGAGCCGCGCGGCGACATCTACGGGCTCGGTGCGTCGCTCTACCTGCTCCTGACCGGTCGGCCGCCGTTCATCGGGGACACGAGCGATGAGGTCCTGGGCAAGATGCGCACGACGGTCGTGCCCCCGCTCAGCGCGCTGCGGCCGGACCTGCCCGCGGACCTGGCCGCGTTCGTGATGGGGATGCTCGCCCGGCGCCCCGAGGACCGCCCGCAAACCGCGTCGGACGTGTGTGCCGGCCTGGCCCCGTTCTGCCGGCCGGGCGTCCTCCCCGCGCCGCCGCAACCGCCGGTCGTGCCCCAACTGGTGCCCCACACGGTTCCGCACGCGGTGCCGGTCGAACACGCCGAGTCGGCCCCCGCCGGAGCCGGACGGCTGGGGCGTCAGCGCGAACGCGTTCGCGGACGCTCAGGCGGCCTCGACCGCCGACACGGGCCAGCGGCGCCGGCGCCAGTTAACGGACGCCGAAAAGAGCCGGTCGAAGATCTGGATCGTGGTCGGACTGTGCCTGCACCTGACCGCCGTCGGGCTGATTGTCGCCTACTTGATCGGGTTGTTCGATTCGCCCCCTGA
- a CDS encoding PDZ domain-containing protein: protein MALVLTAGLGLLPPPAVRAEDKPSNKDEKKADKAQKVEKIEVPYRLTDTKHLMVRVKINGKGPFNMIVDTGAPAVFITKGVAKKAKTTADEKEWVNFDSFELEGGLKVEKARGRVEDLVQIDGMNSMGLAGVELHGVIGYNVLAKHRVQYDLTRDKLVFEPLAFEPPGLLPLGGKGGGDIQAMGPMVKMMAALLGMKPNFDAVPRGFTGIEYAVADDKVTIKAVLAGSPAEKAGLKAGDVITSIKTVSIESEKDLTRALAKAGVGSKWRFYVTRDGKESEIVVELGKGL, encoded by the coding sequence ATGGCACTCGTTCTGACCGCCGGGCTGGGGCTGTTGCCCCCGCCGGCGGTGCGGGCCGAGGACAAGCCCAGCAATAAAGACGAAAAGAAGGCGGACAAGGCCCAGAAGGTCGAGAAGATCGAGGTGCCCTACCGGCTCACCGATACGAAACACCTGATGGTGCGCGTCAAGATCAACGGCAAGGGGCCGTTCAACATGATCGTGGACACCGGCGCGCCGGCCGTGTTCATTACTAAGGGCGTCGCCAAGAAGGCCAAGACCACGGCCGACGAGAAGGAGTGGGTGAACTTCGATTCCTTCGAACTGGAGGGCGGGCTGAAGGTCGAGAAGGCCCGCGGCCGGGTCGAGGACCTCGTTCAGATCGACGGCATGAACAGCATGGGCCTCGCGGGCGTCGAGTTGCACGGGGTGATCGGCTACAACGTCCTCGCGAAGCACCGCGTCCAGTACGACCTGACCCGCGACAAGCTCGTCTTCGAACCGCTCGCGTTCGAGCCGCCGGGGCTCCTCCCGCTCGGCGGCAAGGGCGGCGGCGACATTCAGGCCATGGGGCCGATGGTCAAGATGATGGCCGCGCTCCTGGGCATGAAGCCGAACTTCGACGCCGTTCCGCGCGGGTTCACCGGCATCGAGTACGCGGTCGCGGACGACAAAGTGACGATCAAGGCGGTGCTGGCCGGCAGCCCGGCCGAAAAGGCGGGACTGAAGGCCGGCGACGTGATCACCAGTATCAAAACGGTGTCGATCGAGTCCGAGAAGGACCTGACCCGCGCCCTCGCGAAGGCCGGGGTCGGCAGCAAGTGGCGGTTCTATGTCACCCGCGACGGTAAGGAATCGGAGATCGTCGTCGAACTCGGGAAGGGGCTGTAA
- a CDS encoding aspartyl protease family protein → MKTSILFLLLTSFAALPTLALAAPEDKEPLKKDEKAVVIPFELLKSRHMAIQVKVNGKGPYRVIFDTGAPTNLVNNKIAKAAGLTGKDDKGGLALFGAAPTPKVIKKLEIGDLVLEGMPTMVMDHPTVAAISEAIGPIEGLIGFPFFARYTMTIDYEKKEMTLVPNGYVPGDAMQGMMDKMMASTKGKKADPVVLAPAGVWGFTVDKAKDDEDAGVKVTEVLARSPAALGGLKVGDRLLTLDSRWTDTISDTFVAAGAVKPGREVVLVVARGGKEVKLTVTPTKGL, encoded by the coding sequence ATGAAAACCTCGATCCTGTTCCTGCTCCTGACGTCGTTCGCCGCACTCCCCACGCTCGCGCTCGCCGCGCCGGAAGACAAGGAGCCGCTGAAGAAAGACGAAAAGGCGGTCGTCATACCGTTCGAGCTGCTCAAGTCGCGGCACATGGCGATTCAGGTGAAGGTGAACGGTAAGGGACCGTACCGGGTGATCTTCGACACCGGCGCCCCGACGAACCTCGTCAACAACAAGATCGCCAAAGCCGCCGGCTTGACGGGCAAGGACGACAAGGGCGGCCTGGCCCTGTTCGGGGCCGCGCCCACGCCGAAGGTCATCAAGAAGCTGGAGATCGGCGACCTGGTTCTCGAAGGGATGCCGACGATGGTGATGGATCACCCCACGGTCGCGGCCATTTCGGAAGCGATCGGGCCGATCGAGGGGCTGATCGGGTTCCCGTTCTTCGCCCGGTACACGATGACCATCGATTATGAAAAGAAGGAGATGACGCTCGTCCCCAACGGTTACGTCCCCGGGGACGCGATGCAGGGGATGATGGACAAAATGATGGCCTCGACGAAGGGTAAGAAGGCGGACCCGGTCGTACTCGCGCCCGCGGGCGTCTGGGGCTTTACGGTCGATAAGGCGAAAGACGACGAGGACGCGGGGGTGAAGGTGACGGAGGTTCTGGCCAGGAGCCCCGCCGCACTCGGCGGGCTGAAGGTCGGCGACCGATTGCTCACGCTCGACAGCCGCTGGACCGACACGATTTCCGACACCTTTGTTGCTGCGGGCGCTGTGAAACCGGGTAGGGAGGTTGTTCTCGTGGTCGCGCGGGGTGGCAAGGAAGTCAAGCTGACGGTCACGCCCACCAAGGGGTTGTAA
- a CDS encoding HEAT repeat domain-containing protein, whose product MFGRLGRWLGLGGPTFERGLRERARDREPDQRRQAAEALGAVGEPWACEQLLALFQDVIPEVRAAAQDALRRQGAAAVTVLVRALQNGNPTVALPAAEMLGALKHLDAVRPLLIVMKFGSVEIRAAAIRALIRYGAAAVPALETAATDPDPWTRMRSEEILAEIRAANPPTSGPS is encoded by the coding sequence ATGTTTGGACGGCTCGGGCGGTGGCTGGGGTTGGGCGGACCGACTTTCGAACGCGGGCTGCGTGAACGAGCCCGCGACAGGGAGCCGGACCAGCGCCGGCAAGCCGCCGAGGCGCTCGGCGCCGTCGGGGAACCGTGGGCGTGCGAGCAACTCCTCGCACTCTTTCAGGACGTGATTCCCGAGGTGCGTGCCGCCGCGCAAGACGCACTCCGGCGCCAGGGCGCCGCCGCCGTTACGGTGCTGGTGCGGGCTCTACAAAATGGCAATCCGACCGTCGCACTGCCGGCGGCGGAAATGCTCGGTGCGCTGAAGCACCTCGACGCGGTCCGGCCGCTTTTGATTGTAATGAAGTTCGGATCGGTCGAAATCCGGGCCGCCGCAATTCGTGCCCTCATCCGCTATGGTGCCGCGGCGGTACCGGCACTTGAAACCGCGGCCACCGACCCCGACCCGTGGACCCGGATGCGGAGCGAAGAGATCCTGGCCGAAATCCGCGCCGCGAACCCGCCGACAAGCGGCCCTTCGTAG
- a CDS encoding fused MFS/spermidine synthase, which translates to MPLLFAVTLFVSASLLFMVQPMVGKLVLPLLGGSPAVWNACMVFFQALLLLGYLYADRLTRQPDTRKQWAIHIGVMALPVAAFVLSILFNARHTPIGVAESLAPSDGSSAILGVLAILSLCIGVPFFVVSTSATLLQKWFTYTGHPSARDPYFLYAASNFGSLISLLGYPIFIEPNMTQGAQTWFWAAGFVGLFALIAFCGRAAVNPLGVPPGAAPAPGLAGAGSNLIGKQAGRAPATAPKPAADNKVVPVAPPVEPPPTWARMAKWTVLAFVPSSLMLGVTFYMTTDIASIPLLWVGPLALYLITFIIAFGRTPPWFRILIGNLAPVMILLLVFLLISNVDPGIGIKLLLHNLTFFAAALMCHYELARDRPAPQYLTTYFLIMSFGGVLGGIFNSLLAPLIFQHAYEYPLALLFACLMVPNLNPLTQDDKDAKMSPEGALAADAAIAGGTNPIAYAVRWVFRFVDRNKEVALALDVIIPALVGMAFWQLRKLGQYEWYDNTVTWLWDDIMARRINRDTIVIVITYAMPVMVCFFFVDRPLRFALCVAAILGPVTYKEYGSEALHTERSFFGILKIEEHGSVQYNLDKTKFDVVTDEALANMRKAVVPEPIVQKLASLKDQEMPRHTFEKEVEKLIGADAFAQNREKILRATFSRENRGSSAVKGADDKPIVLGRIDYHRLVHGTTLHGTQVAKHERHILDDFQFLTAANPWDNLAVLGAIQTYDMRQEPLTYYHRTGPVGAMFAELNRRGKGQAHVAMVGLGTGSVSCYAHKGQKLTFYEIDPTVKKLVADDDTYFSYVRDARNRGAELDFRMGDARLKLKATDDKYALLLIDAFSSDSIPVHLLTVEAVRLYLERMADDGVLALHISNKFVRLEPVVAAIAEELGLVARVWNDDSEGRAGKTASSWVALARKREDLGSRLCSPISDMMVKFGDEQIYEVLRYTYPELKALLDKNPAKQQETILQWLDKRTDDPQAKEFAGWIRKYGSEYESLMTILQRETGYGFRPVRVLKGVDAWTDDYADVMRVMMIPELQKVRKFFGLPTPVER; encoded by the coding sequence GTGCCGCTTCTGTTTGCTGTCACGCTGTTCGTCAGCGCGTCGCTGTTGTTCATGGTCCAGCCGATGGTCGGCAAGCTGGTGCTGCCGCTCCTGGGCGGCAGCCCGGCCGTGTGGAACGCCTGCATGGTGTTCTTCCAGGCGCTGCTGCTCCTCGGCTACCTGTACGCCGACCGCCTCACGCGGCAGCCCGACACTCGCAAACAGTGGGCCATCCACATCGGGGTGATGGCTCTGCCCGTCGCGGCGTTCGTGCTGTCCATCCTGTTCAACGCGCGGCACACGCCGATCGGCGTGGCCGAGAGCCTCGCCCCGAGCGACGGGTCCAGCGCCATCCTCGGTGTCCTGGCGATCCTGAGCTTGTGCATCGGCGTCCCGTTCTTCGTGGTCTCCACGTCGGCCACCCTGTTGCAGAAGTGGTTCACCTACACCGGGCACCCCTCGGCCCGCGACCCGTACTTCCTGTACGCGGCCAGTAACTTCGGCAGCCTCATCTCGCTACTCGGGTACCCGATCTTCATCGAGCCGAACATGACGCAGGGCGCGCAGACCTGGTTCTGGGCGGCCGGCTTCGTCGGGCTGTTCGCGCTCATCGCGTTCTGCGGCCGGGCGGCCGTGAACCCGCTCGGCGTGCCGCCCGGAGCGGCACCCGCCCCCGGGCTCGCGGGCGCCGGTTCGAACCTCATTGGCAAGCAGGCCGGGCGGGCGCCCGCGACCGCTCCGAAACCCGCCGCGGACAACAAAGTGGTCCCGGTGGCCCCGCCGGTCGAACCGCCGCCCACCTGGGCGCGGATGGCGAAGTGGACGGTCCTGGCGTTCGTCCCGAGCAGCCTGATGCTCGGGGTCACGTTCTACATGACCACGGACATCGCCAGCATCCCGCTCCTCTGGGTCGGGCCGCTGGCCCTGTACCTGATCACGTTCATCATCGCCTTCGGCCGCACCCCGCCGTGGTTCCGCATCCTGATCGGCAACCTCGCCCCGGTCATGATCCTCCTGCTGGTGTTCCTGCTCATCTCCAACGTGGACCCCGGCATCGGCATCAAGCTGCTCCTCCACAACCTGACGTTCTTCGCGGCGGCGCTCATGTGCCACTACGAACTCGCCCGCGACCGGCCGGCGCCGCAGTACCTGACGACGTACTTCCTCATCATGTCGTTCGGCGGCGTGCTCGGCGGCATCTTCAACTCGCTCCTCGCGCCGCTGATCTTCCAGCACGCCTACGAGTACCCGCTGGCGCTCCTGTTCGCGTGCCTCATGGTGCCGAACCTGAACCCGCTGACACAGGACGACAAGGACGCGAAGATGTCCCCGGAGGGCGCCCTCGCGGCCGATGCGGCGATCGCCGGGGGCACGAACCCGATCGCCTACGCGGTCCGGTGGGTCTTCCGGTTCGTGGACCGCAACAAGGAAGTGGCGCTCGCGCTGGACGTCATCATCCCCGCTCTGGTCGGCATGGCCTTCTGGCAGTTGCGCAAGCTGGGCCAGTACGAGTGGTACGACAACACGGTCACGTGGCTGTGGGACGACATCATGGCTCGAAGGATCAACCGCGACACGATCGTCATCGTCATCACCTACGCGATGCCCGTGATGGTGTGCTTCTTCTTCGTGGACCGGCCGCTCCGGTTCGCGCTGTGCGTGGCGGCGATCCTCGGCCCGGTCACGTACAAGGAGTACGGCAGCGAGGCCCTCCACACCGAGCGCAGCTTCTTCGGGATCCTCAAGATCGAAGAACACGGCAGCGTCCAGTACAACCTCGACAAAACGAAGTTCGACGTCGTTACGGACGAGGCGCTGGCGAACATGCGGAAGGCCGTGGTGCCGGAACCGATCGTCCAGAAGCTGGCCTCGCTGAAGGACCAGGAAATGCCGCGGCACACGTTCGAGAAGGAAGTCGAGAAGCTGATCGGCGCGGACGCGTTCGCCCAGAACCGGGAGAAGATCCTGCGGGCCACGTTCAGCCGGGAGAACCGCGGCTCCTCTGCGGTAAAGGGCGCGGACGACAAACCGATCGTACTCGGCCGCATCGATTACCACCGCCTCGTCCACGGGACGACGCTGCACGGCACGCAGGTGGCCAAGCACGAGCGCCACATCCTCGACGACTTCCAGTTCCTCACGGCGGCGAACCCGTGGGACAACCTGGCGGTCCTCGGCGCGATCCAGACCTACGACATGCGCCAGGAGCCGCTCACGTACTACCACCGCACCGGTCCGGTCGGGGCGATGTTCGCGGAACTGAACCGTCGCGGTAAGGGCCAGGCCCACGTGGCGATGGTGGGGCTCGGGACCGGCAGCGTGTCGTGCTACGCTCACAAAGGGCAGAAGCTCACCTTCTACGAAATCGACCCGACCGTGAAGAAGCTCGTGGCCGACGACGACACGTACTTCAGCTACGTCCGCGACGCCCGCAACCGCGGGGCCGAGCTGGATTTCCGCATGGGCGACGCCCGGCTCAAGCTGAAGGCGACCGACGACAAGTACGCGCTCTTGCTGATCGACGCGTTCAGCTCCGACTCGATCCCGGTGCACCTGCTCACCGTCGAGGCGGTCCGGCTGTACCTCGAGCGCATGGCCGACGACGGCGTCCTGGCCCTCCACATTTCCAACAAGTTCGTCCGCCTGGAACCAGTTGTTGCCGCGATCGCGGAGGAGCTGGGGCTGGTCGCCCGCGTGTGGAACGACGACTCGGAGGGGCGCGCCGGGAAGACCGCCTCGAGCTGGGTGGCCCTGGCCCGGAAGCGCGAAGACCTGGGCAGCCGCCTGTGTTCTCCGATCAGCGACATGATGGTCAAGTTCGGGGACGAGCAGATCTACGAGGTGCTCCGGTACACGTACCCCGAACTCAAGGCCCTCCTCGACAAGAACCCGGCCAAACAACAGGAAACGATTCTCCAGTGGCTGGATAAGCGGACCGACGACCCCCAGGCGAAGGAGTTCGCCGGGTGGATCCGGAAGTACGGTTCGGAGTACGAGTCGCTGATGACGATCCTGCAACGCGAAACCGGCTACGGCTTCCGGCCGGTCCGCGTGCTGAAGGGCGTGGACGCCTGGACCGACGACTACGCCGACGTGATGCGGGTGATGATGATCCCCGAACTCCAGAAGGTCCGGAAGTTCTTCGGCCTGCCGACGCCGGTGGAGCGCTAA
- a CDS encoding ATP-grasp domain-containing protein, which produces MLTRVRDPFALFPALSQAGFATPRLVPQGQRCPSEGRWLRKPLRSGGGLGLRSAQPGEAASHDHFFQDFIAGQPMSALFVNADLFGCTEQLIGESWLHAPPFVYCGNVGRYRVPKSVTHTLAELGRSLANAAGLRGVWGLDFVLREEAPYPLEVNPRYAASAEVLEHATGTALFGEDLPPQPPSPLVRGAGGVGLCVGKAIYYTPHTFRFPPSGPWDADLAGTFDPWRLPQFADIPEAASVIEAGWPVLTLFATGSTPRDVRERLQSRAGELDLLFRDLRP; this is translated from the coding sequence GTGTTGACCCGCGTCCGCGACCCCTTCGCACTTTTCCCCGCTCTCTCCCAGGCGGGGTTCGCAACTCCGCGACTCGTTCCTCAGGGACAACGGTGCCCCTCCGAAGGCCGATGGTTGCGTAAACCTCTTCGGTCCGGTGGGGGCCTCGGCCTCCGGTCCGCGCAACCGGGTGAAGCGGCTTCGCACGATCACTTCTTTCAGGACTTCATCGCCGGCCAACCGATGTCGGCGCTTTTCGTGAACGCGGATCTTTTTGGCTGTACTGAGCAACTGATTGGTGAATCCTGGCTCCACGCCCCACCGTTTGTGTACTGCGGGAACGTTGGCCGCTATCGTGTGCCTAAATCCGTAACCCACACACTTGCAGAACTCGGACGCTCACTGGCGAACGCGGCCGGACTGCGCGGCGTCTGGGGTCTCGATTTCGTTCTTCGAGAGGAAGCGCCGTACCCTCTGGAAGTGAACCCACGGTACGCCGCGAGTGCGGAGGTTCTCGAACACGCGACGGGAACCGCGCTGTTTGGCGAGGACCTACCCCCCCAGCCCCCCTCGCCCCTTGTGAGGGGCGCTGGGGGGGTTGGTCTCTGTGTTGGCAAAGCGATCTACTACACCCCCCACACCTTCCGCTTCCCGCCGAGCGGCCCGTGGGACGCGGACCTCGCGGGAACCTTCGACCCGTGGCGACTGCCGCAGTTCGCGGACATTCCCGAGGCCGCAAGTGTGATCGAGGCCGGATGGCCGGTTCTCACGCTCTTCGCAACAGGAAGCACGCCCCGGGACGTCCGTGAACGGCTACAATCACGGGCTGGGGAACTGGATCTCCTGTTCCGGGATTTACGACCATGA
- the mch gene encoding methenyltetrahydromethanopterin cyclohydrolase, whose translation MTLNELAHAVADEVERNAARLRVSVSKVAGARVIDCGGAVQGSLAAGLLLARACLADLADVVYVPCPVAQVGGPAVQVTTDDPVRACLASQYAGWQVSAGKFFAMGSGPMRALAAREDVFQHIPGKEESAVAVGVLETHKHPTEEVIAAIVAKLPPVAEHLTLLVAPTMSIAGTTQIVARSVETALHKLHELKFDVTQVVSGYGVAPLPPVATDFVQAIGRTNDAILYGAQVTLWVRADDELLEHIGPKVPSAASKDHGAPFAEIFGRYNGDFYKIDPLLFSPAEVEFRNLKTGRCHRFGRVEPALLQKSFGLTS comes from the coding sequence ATGACTCTCAACGAACTGGCCCATGCCGTCGCGGACGAGGTCGAGCGGAACGCTGCGCGATTACGGGTGAGCGTGTCGAAGGTGGCCGGGGCGCGGGTCATTGACTGCGGCGGGGCCGTTCAGGGGAGCCTCGCGGCCGGTCTCTTGCTCGCCCGCGCGTGCCTCGCCGACCTCGCGGACGTTGTCTATGTGCCCTGCCCCGTCGCCCAGGTCGGCGGTCCGGCCGTTCAAGTGACGACCGACGACCCGGTCCGGGCGTGCCTGGCGTCGCAGTACGCGGGCTGGCAGGTGAGCGCCGGCAAGTTCTTCGCGATGGGGTCCGGACCCATGCGGGCGCTCGCGGCGCGCGAGGACGTGTTCCAGCACATCCCCGGGAAGGAAGAGTCCGCGGTCGCGGTCGGGGTGCTGGAAACGCACAAGCACCCCACGGAGGAGGTGATCGCGGCCATCGTCGCGAAGCTGCCGCCGGTCGCGGAACACCTCACGCTCCTCGTCGCGCCGACGATGAGTATTGCCGGCACGACCCAGATCGTCGCCCGCTCGGTAGAGACGGCGCTTCACAAGCTCCACGAACTAAAGTTCGACGTGACGCAGGTTGTGAGCGGCTACGGCGTGGCCCCGCTACCGCCCGTGGCGACCGACTTCGTGCAGGCGATCGGCCGCACGAACGACGCGATCCTTTATGGCGCGCAGGTCACGCTCTGGGTCCGCGCCGACGACGAGCTGCTCGAACACATCGGCCCGAAGGTGCCGTCCGCAGCCTCGAAGGACCACGGGGCACCGTTCGCCGAGATCTTCGGCCGCTACAACGGCGACTTCTACAAGATCGACCCCCTGCTCTTCTCACCGGCCGAAGTCGAGTTCCGCAACCTGAAGACGGGCCGCTGTCACCGGTTCGGCCGCGTGGAACCGGCCCTTTTGCAAAAGTCGTTCGGACTCACATCGTAG
- a CDS encoding ATP-grasp domain-containing protein produces MRIAILSGGTGWHVQDVLRAAHELGHEATALDFRSLSASVHTAGDVLAAFDTVLVRTMPAGSLEQVVFRMDLLHEAAARGTPVLNPPRAVEVCVDKYLTTARLARAGIATPATAVCQRSDDAMASFAELGGDVVLKPLFGSEGRGMCRITDAETAWRTFRVLEQTGQVIYLQRFVRHPGWDLRAFVIGERVIAAMRRTAAADWRTNVAQGGTAERVTLSPENEALAIRAAGAVGCPVAGVDLLPGPDGEMFVIEVNAVPGWKALASACEIDVAKEMVRFLTREHSS; encoded by the coding sequence ATGCGAATCGCCATCCTCTCGGGCGGAACCGGCTGGCACGTTCAGGACGTGTTGCGGGCCGCTCACGAACTCGGCCACGAAGCGACCGCGCTCGACTTCCGCTCTCTGAGTGCGAGTGTCCACACCGCGGGGGATGTCCTTGCCGCGTTCGACACGGTCCTCGTCCGCACCATGCCGGCCGGGTCGCTCGAACAGGTTGTGTTCCGCATGGACCTGCTGCACGAGGCCGCGGCCCGCGGAACACCGGTACTCAATCCGCCGCGGGCGGTAGAAGTGTGCGTCGATAAGTACCTCACCACGGCCCGGCTGGCGCGGGCCGGTATCGCCACTCCAGCGACGGCCGTGTGCCAGCGCAGCGACGACGCGATGGCCTCGTTCGCGGAACTCGGTGGCGACGTGGTGCTGAAGCCGCTGTTCGGCTCGGAAGGCCGCGGGATGTGTCGCATCACGGATGCCGAAACCGCGTGGCGCACCTTCCGCGTGCTGGAGCAGACCGGCCAGGTGATCTACCTTCAGCGGTTCGTCCGGCACCCGGGCTGGGATCTGCGGGCGTTCGTGATCGGCGAGCGCGTGATCGCCGCGATGCGCCGCACCGCGGCTGCCGACTGGCGTACCAACGTCGCCCAGGGAGGCACTGCCGAGCGCGTGACGCTGAGCCCGGAGAACGAGGCACTCGCGATACGGGCGGCGGGAGCGGTAGGCTGCCCGGTCGCGGGGGTCGATCTTCTCCCCGGACCGGACGGAGAGATGTTCGTGATCGAAGTGAACGCCGTGCCCGGCTGGAAGGCGCTCGCGTCGGCGTGCGAGATCGACGTGGCGAAGGAAATGGTGCGGTTCCTGACGCGGGAGCATTCATCGTGA
- a CDS encoding triphosphoribosyl-dephospho-CoA synthase encodes MSARKLGNVHPGAHFRDVTAVEFLLSAAAIRTAFRFPGHSSTGHLIKLAARETRSAVGTNTNLGIVILLAPLVSAITTVAPFRGAVSQALERLTIRDAQLVYEAIRLANPGGLGDAPEQDVRSEPTVTLLEAMKLAADRDMVARQYANGFADVFNFGVPAFTAALARFGCVEAAIIDSQLRWLAKYPDSLIARKRGLAVAEDVQQRAAAVLELGGIATPEGRAAGVALDRHLRSDGNTLNPGTTADLITACLFVALRENMVTPSAPFRWHVSDWL; translated from the coding sequence GTGAGCGCGAGGAAACTCGGTAACGTTCACCCCGGAGCACACTTCCGTGATGTCACGGCCGTCGAGTTCCTCCTCAGTGCGGCGGCGATTCGGACGGCTTTCCGCTTTCCCGGGCACTCCTCGACCGGGCATCTCATAAAGTTGGCGGCACGGGAAACGCGTTCCGCGGTTGGTACCAACACGAATCTCGGCATCGTCATCCTTTTGGCACCACTCGTAAGCGCGATTACAACGGTAGCTCCATTCCGCGGGGCAGTCTCTCAAGCGTTAGAAAGACTCACGATTCGCGACGCGCAACTTGTATACGAAGCCATCCGCCTCGCAAACCCCGGCGGACTCGGAGACGCGCCAGAACAAGACGTGCGGTCCGAACCCACGGTCACGCTCCTCGAAGCGATGAAGCTCGCAGCCGATCGCGACATGGTCGCCCGGCAGTACGCGAACGGCTTCGCGGACGTGTTCAACTTCGGCGTTCCGGCTTTTACGGCCGCCCTCGCCCGGTTCGGCTGTGTCGAAGCCGCCATCATCGATTCGCAACTGCGGTGGCTTGCAAAATACCCCGATTCGCTCATTGCTCGGAAACGGGGGCTAGCGGTCGCAGAAGACGTGCAGCAGCGCGCCGCTGCGGTTCTCGAACTCGGCGGCATTGCTACGCCCGAAGGCCGGGCGGCCGGCGTCGCGCTCGACCGGCACCTTCGTAGCGACGGCAACACGCTGAACCCCGGCACGACGGCCGACCTGATCACCGCTTGCCTGTTCGTCGCGTTGCGGGAGAATATGGTGACTCCTTCCGCCCCGTTCCGCTGGCACGTGAGCGATTGGCTGTAA